A single window of Jaculus jaculus isolate mJacJac1 chromosome 14, mJacJac1.mat.Y.cur, whole genome shotgun sequence DNA harbors:
- the Ube2s gene encoding ubiquitin-conjugating enzyme E2 S — protein MSSNVENLPPHIIRLVYKEVSTLTADPPDGIKVFPNEEDLTDLQVTIEGPEGTPYAGGLFRMKLLLGKDFPASPPKGYFLTKIFHPNVGANGEICVNVLKRDWTAELGIRHVLLTIKCLLIHPNPESALNEEAGRLLLENYEEYAARARLLTEIHGGAGPSSGRAEAGQAQSSGAAASSTDPTAPGGLAGAEGPMAKKHAGERDKKLAAKKKTDKKRALRRL, from the exons ATG AGCTCCAACGTGGAGAACCTGCCGCCGCACATCATCCGCCTGGTGTACAAGGAGGTGTCCACGCTCACCGCCGACCCACCCGACGGCATCAAGGTCTTCCCCAACGAGGAGGACCTCACCGACCTGCAGGTCACCATCGAGGGCCCCG AAGGGACCCCCTATGCTGGAGGTTTATTCCGCATGAAACTTTTACTGGGCAAGGACTTCCCTGCCTCACCACCTAAGGGCTACTTCCTTACTAAGATCTTCCATCCAAATGTGGGAGCCAATGGTGAGATCTGTGTCAATGTTCTCAAGAGGGACTGGACAGCTGAGCTGGGCATCCGACATGTGCTGCTG ACCATCAAGTGCCTGCTGATCCACCCTAACCCAGAGTCAGCGCTCAATGAGGAAGCAGGCCGTCTGCTCTTAGAGAACTACGAGGAATATGCTGCCCGTGCCCGTTTGCTCACAGAGATCCATGGGGGTGCCGGCCCCAGTAGCGGGAGAGCTGAGGCTGGTCAGGCCCAGTCCAGTGGTGCAGCAGCCTCCTCCACTGACCCCACGGCCCCTGGAGGTCTTGCAGGAGCTGAGGGTCCCATGGCCAAGAAGCATGCAGGCGAGCGTGACAAGAAGCTGGCGGCCAAGAAAAAGACGGATAAGAAAAGAGCTCTGAGGCGGCTGTAG